In Zalophus californianus isolate mZalCal1 chromosome 4, mZalCal1.pri.v2, whole genome shotgun sequence, the following proteins share a genomic window:
- the LOC113923840 gene encoding putative transmembrane protein SPTY2D1OS: MIMLGWILFVAFAYYMGTFLEFTPPTLKWREKWPEESKAQLRTQALDEEPQL; the protein is encoded by the coding sequence ATGATCATGCTTGGCTGGATTCTTTTTGTTGCATTTGCATATTACATGGGCACATTTCTGGAGTTCACTCCTCCAACTCTGAAGTGGAGAGAGAAGTGGCCTGAGGAGAGCAAGGCACAACTGAGGACCCAGGCTTTGGATGAAGAACCACAACTATGA